One window of Solwaraspora sp. WMMA2056 genomic DNA carries:
- a CDS encoding superoxide dismutase, whose amino-acid sequence MAVYTLPDMPYDYGALEPAMSGEILELHHSKHHAAYVKGSNDALDQLAEAREKGDYTTLVGLEKTFAFNLSGHVLHSIFWNNLSPDGGDRPDGELAAAIDEHLGSFEAFAGQLSAATKGVQGSGWGVLAWEPLGQRLIIEQVYDHHGNVGQGSTPILVFDAWEHAYYLQYRNVRPDYVDRLWSLVNWADVAARFDAARATKPAI is encoded by the coding sequence ATGGCCGTTTACACCCTGCCCGACATGCCCTACGACTACGGCGCGCTCGAACCGGCCATGTCCGGCGAGATCCTGGAACTGCACCACAGCAAGCACCACGCCGCGTACGTCAAGGGCAGCAACGACGCGCTCGACCAGCTCGCCGAGGCGCGGGAGAAGGGCGACTACACCACCCTGGTCGGCCTGGAGAAGACGTTCGCGTTCAACCTCTCCGGCCACGTCCTGCACTCGATCTTCTGGAACAACCTCTCCCCCGACGGCGGAGACCGCCCCGACGGCGAGTTGGCCGCCGCGATCGACGAGCACCTCGGCTCGTTCGAGGCGTTCGCCGGACAACTGTCGGCAGCCACCAAGGGCGTGCAGGGCTCCGGCTGGGGTGTCCTCGCCTGGGAGCCGCTCGGCCAGCGGCTCATCATCGAGCAGGTCTACGACCACCACGGCAACGTCGGGCAGGGCAGCACGCCGATCCTGGTCTTCGACGCCTGGGAGCACGCCTACTACCTGCAGTACCGCAACGTCCGCCCGGACTACGTCGACCGGCTCTGGAGCCTGGTGAACTGGGCCGACGTCGCCGCCCGGTTCGACGCCGCCCGCGCCACCAAGCCCGCGATCTGA